The DNA window TGCAGATCATTTGGGAGTAATGTACATCAACTGTTGGTTGTGCTGGTTTACCCCAGACAGTTGTTGAAGACAGTTATTGAGCCGATGTACTCACAAGTATGAGCATGAGATTCCTGGATAAGCCATTTGCCCTGAGGCTTCCCTTAGCTACACATGTGGATTTTTGGTTGTGCTGTGCTATCCGCTCAGTTTTCAGGTAGCTTTTTAAACCTGGGGAGGTCTTTCTTCTGTGAAATCCCTCCGGCACTGCCAGCAAGGCGTGGTGGCCCTGTACCTTGGGTACCTCTGTTTTAAAAGGCAGTAGTGTTGATAAAGGGCGTGCAGGCTCCTGCCTCCGCTGCTTGTCCTGTAACCTCCTCTGTTTTAAAAGGCAGTATTGTTGATAAAGGGCGTGCAGGCTCCTGCCTCGGCTGCTTGTCCTGTAACCTGGGCGTGTCAACCCAACGTCCTCTCTCTGGGCTTCATGTTCTCCATTTGTGAAATGAAGGTTGTTAATACCGCAGGCTCCGTTAGAGGGTTACTTTTTTCTAGCTTGGGCATTGTTTCCAGTTATTCTCATCTATTTTTTAACCAGCCAGTACTGTACAATACTGTATGACTTAACACCTAAACTCACCTGGAATGTAAACCTAATGGACAAATTATTCTCAATAAAATGACAGATCTGGCTTTAAGTGCCTGAGAAACTAGGGGATACTTCTGCCAACCAGAAGCAGCTGGCTTGTGAATAGAGGGTGAAAGTGCCTGGCTTGTGCTTGGAAGGTGGCCAGCTTGCAGATAGGGTGAATATGAGTTCTGCTCTGACTCCCTTCCCTTGAGATTGCAAAGCTGACTTTAATTATAAAAAGTCTCCCAGCCTTTTCCTGCAAACATACAATTATCCTCACTTCTTCCATTTTCCTTGGTGATAGAACCCAGTGTTTGGGCCCGGGTCAGTTCAGCCTGTGGTGACTTCAGCTGTGTGAGCCTTATGAGGACTCTCCCTCCTGATGGCATGATGATTCTTTATTTCTAGAGACCAACTTAAGGCACTCCTGTAAACGGATAATGGAAATGGTGAGCAACCAGCGCCCGTGGTTTGGAATGGAACAGGAGTACACACTCATGGGAACAGATGGGCACCCTTTCGGTTGGCCTTCTAATGGCTTCCCTGGGCCCCAAGGTAAGTTCCCCTGGGTAAAAGCTTCCTTCCTAAGTACTTAGCTATTCAGGAAAGCCCCTTCTCCAGAGGTAGGAGCAACTCCTGAATCAGGACATGGAGACTGGCAGAAGATAACTCTCCTTGGTGCATCTTTCAAATCCAGGGGTGGTTAGAGTTTAAAGTGACAGGGTGGTGAAATGCCTCAGTGCTCGTCCACTAGGCTTGACAACTTGAATCTTATGTCTGGGACCTCTATGGTAAAGGCAAGAAATTTCTCTCTCAAGTGGCCCTCTGACTGTAAATCAAAAGCAGTTCAGAGTAAGCGGTGGCTCCACTGAGGCTATGGCAAAGAAGAAATGACCCAGATTCTCCCACCGACAGGTGAAAGTGGCACTAGAGACCAGTGGGAAAGCTGGTATTAGGACCCTCTAGTTTTCTGGATTCCCTGACTAGACTGCTCTGTCTTGATTCTCCCTCAGGTCCATATTACTGTGGTGTGGGAGCAGACAAAGCCTATGGCAGGGACATCGTGGAGGCTCACTACCGGGCCTGCTTGTATGCGGGAGTCAAGATTGCAGGGACAAATGCTGAGGTCATGCCTGCCCAGGTAAACGGGGCTAGACcgtcttcccttctctctgaagACTTGAGGGTAGGGTAGGCCCATGGGGACTTTGACTAGCAAGGGTGGTGACTTGAGTCTGGATCACAGTGGGGGGTGAGCAGAGCAAGCTAGGAGCTTGAGTTGGGGTGAGCAGCTGCTTTGGCCTTATTTTAAAGGTGAGCCTTCTCTCTCTAGTGGGAATTCCAAATAGGACCCTGTGAAGGAGTGCGCATGGGAGATCATCTCTGGGTGGCCCGCTTCATCCTGCACCGCGTGTGTGAAGACTTCGGGGTGATAGCAACCTTTGACCCCAAGCCCATTCCTGGAAACTGGAATGGTGCAGGCTGCCATACCAACTTTAGCACCAAGGCCATGCGGGAGGAGAATGGTCTGAAGTGAGTACTGTCTTCCGGAGCCATCTTTGCTCTCATGGAGTGAAGGGGCTTCTCACACCATGCATGCCATGCTCTTCGTGGTCATCGTAAGCCTGTCATCTCGTACCCATTGGAGAGGTGACACTCTAGAGAGTAGAGTAATTCTCTAGGAGAGGGATGACAGGTGTGTTAAGGCTTTCAAAGGTCTTTAGTAAGAAGAACTAAGTAAAAATTCAAGCATGTGGGTACTTAATCCTTACTGCTGggaagagtgagtgtgtgtgtgtgtggggggtcttTCCAACAGACAGTCTGTAGTGCACGCTGAGGACCAGCCTGAGGGAGGCCCTTGAGACATGCGTCACAAGGCAGACACGGCCTTTTGGGGTTCCTGCCTGCTCCCTCCCGCCCTTGAAGGACCAGTTTCTGGTGACAAGGTCAGACACTCATGTCTACTGTTTCTACCAGGTTCATCGAGGAAGCCATTGAGAAACTGAGCAAGCGGCACCAGTACCACATCCGCGCCTACGATCCCAAGGGGGGCCTGGACAACGCCCGACGTCTGACCGGGTTCCATGAAACCTCCAACATCAACGACTTCTCCGCTGGCGTTGCCAACCGAAGTGCCAGCATCCGAATCCCCCGGACTGTCGGCCAGGAGAAGAAGGGTTATTTAGAAGACCGCCGCCCTTCTGCCAATTGTGACCCCTATGCGGTGACAGAAGCCCTCGTCCGCACATGTCTTCTTAACGAGACTGGCGACGAGCCCTTCCAATACAAAAATTAAGTGGACAAGACTTACAGTGATCTTGAGCCCTTCTTAGTTCACCCCACTCCAACTCTTTCCTCTCCCAGTTGTCCCCCATTGTAACACAAAAGGATAGAATATCAAGGTCTTTTTATTCCTCGTGCCCAGTTAATCTTGCTTTTATGGTCAGAACAGAGGGGTCAAGGTCTGAATCTCTACACATCcagccccacttttttttttttttagctttctaGGGGAGGAGGGTAGGGAAACGTTAACACTGCTTCATCTCATCAGGAATGCATGTCCAGTAGGCATAGCTGTCACAAAGCGGGTGTACTTGTGGTGGGGAAGGACCTTTTTACTTCAGGATAGTTGAAAGGGCAGGCCCAACGGCTTAGATTGACAGGTCCCCTGTTAGCTGTTATCCAGGTGAAACCAACTTTCTATTCCAAATGTAGAGTTAGGTGAGGTGTTGGGGGTCGGTCCCTTGTACCATTCGTCTGTGCTTCGGGGGAGGGGCGTTGATGCCCTCCATGAGCGCAGCTCAGTGTATCACTTGACAGATGGCCCTACCGTGAAGGAAGAAAAAGTTTGTTTCGTGGTCCTCCATTGATAACACAAAGCAGaatagtatttttatatttaaatgtaaaaacaaaaaagttatatatatggatgtgtggatatatgttttttttttctaattgagaAAACCATCCTAGTCGCTGGGTGCCAGGTTTGAGGAGCTTGGCTAGGCTCTCTTGATTGGATGAGGGCATGGGGATACAGCACCAGGAATGTTGGTTATCTGGGGCTCAGCTTCTTAGGGTTTCCCTGCCCACTCTGCAGGAGCAGGTGCTGGGCAGGCAGCAGGTGGGACGGCACAGCTTGCCACCACCCGGCCCTATGCCTAGCTTTAGAAGACGAGTACTTATCCACACGAGTTAGAACTATGAGTTGGCTGGTCAACTTGAACACTATTActgacgggggtggggggaggtgttACTGGGGTTATATTTTTTTGGTGGGACTAGCATGTCACTAAAGCAGGTCACTTTTgatatattacatttttaaaaagcaaaccaaGCTTAGATTTTAATCAGATCTGTAGGGTTTCTAACTTTGCACAATCACCTGTTTGTTTCAATGTCTCCTTCCGCCTCGCTCTTGGAGGAACTGAGGACAGGCCTACAGTGAAATCACTTGTCATTCTGTGTCCTAGTGCCTTCTCTCCCAGAAGAATAATATTCCTTTCCTCCTTAGAAATCCTATGAAGTTTTGCTCTTTTCTAATAAACATGCTCCACCTCCATCCCTGCTTGCCCTGCTGTTTTCTGGTTGGTTGTGCTATCGGCAGCAAGCCagctgtggtttttctcttgccATGATGACCTCTAATTGCCACATATGGTGTGTTTGGTTAGATAACTCCTCATTGTAAACAGACTGTAACTGCCAGAGCAGCACTTATAAATCAACCTAACGTAAGATTTCCTCTGACTTGTTTCTTTGTGGCTTAAAACAAAACCTACAACCACATGCTAGTTCGTTTTTTTCATTTCCTATCAAATGAAAGGAGGAGTGGTTCTGTcttgtttatagaaaaaaaaagtgtttgctttttagtttttaatgaaGTCATGTTGACTAGCTCTTTCCTATAAATTGGGATGAGGTgtgagttttatttattattttgagacagggttgtccgtctggtctggaactcactatgcagaccagggtggcctttaGCTTCATAGTTCTGCTCCCGATTAGGTTTTGCACTTTTAGTCTTGGCAATTCCTAGTTCCATGTTTAATCCTGTATTTTAAAGCAGTGCTGTCTGCAGAATTCACGCTCAAGAATCATGCTATCAagttaacacaaaaaaatctaaaagGCAAAATTAGGGTTTTGTGTTGGGCCTGGCCACTTTCACAGCTGTCCTCAGGGTGACTAAGTCGCTAAAATTTGCCGGCAAGTTGGAACCTCTGCTTGACTTCCGGCACCAGGGTTTGGTTTATCTGACACTGACAGTCCTGTCTTATCAGATTATTTAATACAGCATGGTACACTGTCTTACGGCCCCCATTCCTGAGTTCAGCTGCAGAGAGTCACAGTACTTCCCTGTTGAAGCTACTGAAGGCTGGTGTGCCCAGGTTGTAGCTTGCCCTAGGTTTTAGTTGGCCGAGAACTAGGTTctcttgttttgttattgttaggAGGTGGGGTCTCCTCAAGTTGCCCA is part of the Meriones unguiculatus strain TT.TT164.6M chromosome 11, Bangor_MerUng_6.1, whole genome shotgun sequence genome and encodes:
- the Glul gene encoding glutamine synthetase, translated to MATSASSQLNKGIKQTYLALPQGEKVQAMYIWVDGTGEGLRCKTRTLDCEPKSVEELPEWNFDGSSTFQSEGSNSDMYLTPVAMFRDPFRKEPNKLVFCEVFKYNRKPAETNLRHSCKRIMEMVSNQRPWFGMEQEYTLMGTDGHPFGWPSNGFPGPQGPYYCGVGADKAYGRDIVEAHYRACLYAGVKIAGTNAEVMPAQWEFQIGPCEGVRMGDHLWVARFILHRVCEDFGVIATFDPKPIPGNWNGAGCHTNFSTKAMREENGLKFIEEAIEKLSKRHQYHIRAYDPKGGLDNARRLTGFHETSNINDFSAGVANRSASIRIPRTVGQEKKGYLEDRRPSANCDPYAVTEALVRTCLLNETGDEPFQYKN